Proteins from one Mucilaginibacter jinjuensis genomic window:
- a CDS encoding type IX secretion system membrane protein PorP/SprF: protein MKKTILLIGFMLAAFCVKAQQDTQVSQYVFNGLYINPAYAGYKDDLFIQSYYRSQWVGVTGAPKSFAVAGDGSFANGSVGLGVIITSDQIGAQSVVTGYLNYAYRIRLGENENSKLAFGLAAGMMQLGIDGSKLNAVTPGDQAVPVGSQSRLTPDANFGIYYSNENYFAGISATNILGHFILQKTESNILVPIPQPHFYLTAGALISMNDQMKFKPVILLKDDVKGPTSLDIDGFVLMNERLSIGAFYRTSVKLYQKNNLQSDLPSQNAFGGIVEFFATPNLRIGYSYDHALNALSNYNYGSHEISIGLYLDKGSSSTSKYSGSDGSRCYKF, encoded by the coding sequence ATGAAAAAGACCATTTTGCTAATCGGGTTTATGCTGGCTGCTTTTTGTGTAAAGGCACAGCAGGATACGCAGGTTAGCCAGTATGTATTTAATGGGCTTTATATTAACCCGGCGTATGCGGGGTATAAGGACGATCTGTTTATCCAATCGTACTACCGCTCGCAGTGGGTGGGGGTTACCGGCGCGCCTAAAAGTTTTGCCGTAGCCGGCGATGGTTCTTTTGCCAATGGGAGTGTAGGTTTGGGCGTGATAATAACCAGCGACCAGATCGGTGCGCAAAGTGTGGTAACGGGCTATCTTAATTACGCCTACCGCATCCGTTTGGGAGAGAATGAAAACTCAAAACTGGCTTTCGGGCTGGCAGCAGGCATGATGCAGCTGGGTATCGACGGCTCTAAATTAAATGCCGTAACCCCCGGCGACCAGGCCGTGCCGGTAGGCTCGCAAAGCAGGTTAACGCCCGATGCCAACTTCGGGATCTACTATAGTAATGAGAACTATTTCGCAGGTATTTCGGCCACCAACATTCTCGGGCATTTTATACTGCAAAAAACCGAGTCGAACATCCTGGTGCCTATCCCACAACCACACTTTTATTTAACTGCCGGTGCATTAATAAGTATGAACGACCAGATGAAATTTAAACCGGTAATATTATTGAAAGACGATGTGAAAGGCCCTACATCTTTAGATATAGATGGTTTTGTGCTGATGAATGAACGCCTGTCTATCGGCGCTTTCTACCGCACATCGGTTAAGTTATACCAAAAAAATAACCTGCAAAGCGATCTGCCGAGTCAGAATGCTTTCGGTGGCATTGTTGAATTTTTTGCCACACCCAACCTGCGCATCGGCTACTCGTATGATCATGCGCTGAACGCCCTCAGTAACTACAATTACGGCAGCCATGAAATATCGATAGGTTTATATTTGGATAAAGGATCGTCGAGCACATCGAAGTATAGTGGTAGTGATGGTTCGAGGTGTTATAAGTTCTAA
- a CDS encoding gliding motility-associated C-terminal domain-containing protein yields the protein MVNLKVITAFMVLLMLALAGSGVNAAPPPASQTVTITQGQTVTLKATASAGLAFQWLKNGVPISGATSNTYTISTAGTYQVQSVNSSCASDLSDPVIVVIGTKSAEAADMAISLTSVVSSMNLESPVNYTIMIKNNGPSTATGINVQNMLPIEVAFQQVTSPEMGSVVYTDYNKKITWTMDQLLSGQSTSLNYTVKALQYGSITNTASVSATQTDPDLSNNVASNTIQLLGLTIPNVFTPNGDGVNDTFEIPGLNNYTANELTVMNRWGSTVYLKKGYHNEWNGEGLNEGTYFYLLKVQEPGGHWDVYKGYITLLRAKTN from the coding sequence ATGGTTAACCTAAAAGTAATTACTGCTTTTATGGTTTTACTGATGCTTGCTTTAGCGGGGAGTGGCGTAAATGCAGCTCCCCCTCCTGCAAGTCAGACGGTAACCATTACCCAGGGCCAAACGGTAACCTTAAAGGCTACTGCAAGCGCTGGGTTGGCATTTCAGTGGCTAAAAAATGGTGTGCCCATTAGTGGTGCTACCAGCAATACGTACACGATTAGTACTGCCGGCACTTACCAGGTACAGAGTGTTAACAGTAGTTGCGCGTCAGATTTATCTGATCCGGTTATTGTGGTAATTGGGACTAAATCGGCAGAGGCTGCGGACATGGCTATCAGTTTAACCTCGGTGGTATCATCCATGAACCTCGAGAGCCCTGTTAATTATACTATTATGATTAAAAATAACGGCCCATCAACCGCAACGGGTATTAATGTGCAAAACATGCTGCCTATTGAAGTGGCTTTTCAGCAGGTAACGTCGCCCGAGATGGGGAGTGTGGTTTATACTGATTACAACAAGAAAATAACCTGGACAATGGACCAGTTACTAAGCGGACAGTCGACCTCGCTTAATTATACCGTAAAGGCGCTTCAATATGGCAGCATCACCAATACGGCCAGTGTAAGCGCCACGCAAACTGATCCGGATTTGAGTAATAACGTAGCAAGCAACACCATACAACTGTTAGGCTTAACCATACCGAATGTATTTACGCCCAATGGCGATGGTGTAAACGACACGTTCGAGATCCCCGGCCTTAACAACTATACAGCCAATGAACTAACAGTGATGAACAGGTGGGGATCTACCGTGTATCTGAAGAAAGGGTATCATAACGAATGGAATGGAGAGGGACTAAATGAGGGTACTTATTTCTACCTGCTGAAAGTGCAGGAACCCGGTGGGCATTGGGATGTGTATAAAGGGTATATCACCCTATTGAGGGCTAAGACTAATTGA
- a CDS encoding immunoglobulin domain-containing protein: MPGFVKLTTLYRCLTLLFCIVSLHGIVRGQCTVSTRNYANSTQTNFTPLLASVTNPNYAIDTDPSTASVLSSVITIGQVITVTQFISFQTQITAGTPVTVKLGVPASLVSLLGGVTIQPFTGLQNNIFTGWQATAAGDPLTNTSLLGLIGGGGDVEITFTPKSGSTNVAYNGVWVTLSGVAIGQSLKVYDAYVMQTTPTANACGPAIDVLSGVRAGGISLANATGTVTTPTNAIDNDLTTAATLNVGAQVLSDVFLTAVFNSPSQPGDVVRILMTNPAGNNLLSLGALANFTVQLYNGSTAVGSPITSSSSGLLSLSLLTPPSASTQMYLDIKSLPTDPPFDRVDIQLGGLLSAGTSLSIYDIKRIPATPITSMDGTVSSSKSVCQGNTSALSVSNPQSSCTTYNWYSTATGGTSLATGTSYTPPAANLTGTANTYYVEASRTGCGEVSERTPVTININPLPGITYSGTPRTCKGTTAASIAYTPSNSPTTYSIVWDAPAITAGFTNVTNATLPPGTLTVTVPAGAAPNTYTGTITVKNGNGCLSTGAPFSVIVDDKPTSPVLTLAN; the protein is encoded by the coding sequence GTGCCCGGATTTGTAAAATTGACCACCCTGTACCGCTGCCTGACTTTGCTATTCTGCATCGTCAGCCTGCATGGTATTGTGCGTGGGCAGTGTACTGTTTCCACACGGAATTATGCCAATAGTACACAAACTAATTTTACGCCGCTGCTGGCTTCGGTTACAAATCCAAACTATGCGATAGATACTGATCCTTCAACTGCTTCAGTATTATCGAGTGTAATAACCATAGGGCAGGTTATTACAGTAACTCAATTCATTTCGTTCCAAACTCAAATTACTGCAGGTACGCCGGTCACCGTTAAATTGGGTGTTCCAGCTTCCCTTGTATCGTTGCTTGGTGGTGTGACTATACAGCCATTTACCGGTTTACAAAATAACATATTTACGGGTTGGCAGGCTACAGCTGCTGGCGATCCTTTAACTAACACTTCATTACTTGGCCTTATTGGCGGGGGAGGGGACGTAGAGATTACTTTTACCCCTAAATCGGGCTCAACCAATGTAGCCTATAATGGGGTGTGGGTAACCTTGTCGGGTGTGGCAATAGGGCAAAGTTTAAAAGTGTACGATGCCTACGTAATGCAAACTACACCAACCGCTAACGCTTGCGGCCCGGCGATTGATGTGTTGTCTGGTGTACGGGCGGGTGGTATTAGCCTGGCTAATGCAACAGGGACAGTTACTACCCCAACAAATGCTATTGACAATGACCTTACAACCGCAGCCACACTAAACGTAGGGGCACAGGTTTTAAGCGATGTTTTTTTAACAGCTGTTTTTAATTCCCCATCGCAGCCGGGTGATGTGGTGCGGATATTAATGACCAACCCGGCAGGTAACAACCTGCTCAGTTTGGGCGCATTGGCAAACTTTACCGTACAACTCTATAATGGCAGCACTGCCGTAGGCTCGCCCATTACGAGTAGCAGTTCAGGTTTGCTTTCGTTAAGCCTGCTTACCCCCCCTTCTGCTTCCACCCAAATGTATCTTGATATTAAATCGTTACCGACAGATCCTCCTTTCGATAGGGTTGATATTCAATTAGGTGGTTTATTATCGGCTGGTACATCGCTTTCTATTTATGATATAAAACGCATACCTGCTACGCCTATAACTTCAATGGACGGAACGGTGTCTTCTTCAAAGTCTGTTTGTCAAGGTAATACTTCGGCGTTATCAGTAAGTAATCCGCAAAGCTCATGTACCACTTATAACTGGTATAGTACCGCAACCGGGGGCACTTCTCTGGCAACCGGTACTTCATATACTCCACCAGCAGCAAACCTTACCGGTACAGCTAATACTTATTATGTAGAAGCCAGCCGTACAGGCTGTGGCGAGGTAAGCGAACGCACACCGGTAACCATCAACATAAACCCATTACCGGGAATCACATATTCGGGCACACCCAGAACCTGTAAGGGCACAACGGCCGCAAGCATAGCCTACACGCCATCAAATTCGCCAACTACCTACAGTATTGTTTGGGATGCCCCGGCTATAACTGCAGGTTTTACCAACGTAACCAATGCAACATTACCGCCGGGCACACTTACAGTAACCGTACCCGCCGGCGCAGCCCCCAATACTTATACGGGTACTATTACGGTAAAAAATGGCAATGGCTGCTTAAGCACAGGCGCGCCCTTTAGTGTAATTGTGGACGATAAGCCAACATCGCCGGTACTCACATTAGCAAATTAA
- a CDS encoding sigma factor-like helix-turn-helix DNA-binding protein, which yields MEPQRQIILKQAPYSLHDLYDRYAGMLLGYLSEAVKDRKLAEQHLVNIFNIIPQHLDELNTADTNTWCQLQRLAKKHLTGSSVKETGGHEVGNGIIIEKGRNKFLDQMSNEQQTVFCAVYYNHKTIMQLADELNKPEELIRKALREAFAIIRKGT from the coding sequence TTGGAACCGCAAAGGCAAATTATACTGAAACAAGCGCCCTACAGTTTACATGACCTTTACGACAGGTATGCAGGCATGTTGTTAGGCTATCTTTCAGAAGCAGTGAAAGACAGGAAGCTGGCCGAACAACATTTGGTGAATATTTTTAACATCATTCCGCAGCATTTAGATGAGCTGAATACTGCTGATACCAACACATGGTGCCAGCTTCAGCGTTTAGCTAAAAAACACTTAACTGGTTCATCTGTTAAGGAGACCGGTGGGCATGAGGTTGGCAATGGCATAATCATTGAAAAAGGCAGGAATAAATTTCTTGACCAGATGAGCAATGAGCAGCAAACCGTATTTTGTGCCGTTTATTACAACCACAAAACAATAATGCAGTTGGCTGATGAGTTAAATAAACCAGAGGAGTTAATACGCAAGGCTTTGAGAGAGGCGTTTGCCATAATCAGAAAGGGGACGTGA
- a CDS encoding rhomboid family intramembrane serine protease — MAFGLPPKYIQTIPLDNITPHEFLVIAVEAAKKLGWEISITNEVGFIAYTGFSMSSWSEEVRVKIDADTATLKSECLGSQVADWGKNRSNVNELINTIEELKTVYTPEELAGKYEELQSEFVSKEEHPISQEPLTGREKLKNFFSIFAPTTGYFVTPILVNLNIAIFIAMVATGVNFLLPDTESLIKWGCDFGPATLNGQWWRLLTNCFIHIGIMHLLLNMYALIYIGLLLEPYLGRVRFIVAYLLTGISGSLASLYWHPFTLSAGASGAIFGLYGVFLAMLTTNLIHKAARKALLTSIVVFVLYNLANGLKAGIDNAAHIGGLVSGVIIGYAFIPALRSGDDANVNFTVSSLLTGVFLIVFALVFRRLPNDFGKYDAYMTQFATTESMALEVYKMPRNTVKERVLAEIKERGLYYWNEDIKIVKSADSLNIPDELHQKDYKLLKYCDLRIQSYKLIYKAVSEDSKQYQVQLTDYNKQIQEIIDDLGAKKGK; from the coding sequence ATGGCCTTTGGATTACCCCCTAAATACATCCAGACTATTCCGCTGGATAATATTACCCCACACGAATTTTTAGTTATTGCTGTAGAAGCCGCCAAAAAACTTGGCTGGGAAATTAGCATCACCAACGAGGTTGGCTTTATAGCTTACACAGGTTTCTCCATGAGCTCGTGGAGCGAAGAGGTTCGTGTTAAAATTGATGCTGATACCGCAACATTAAAAAGCGAATGCCTGGGCAGCCAGGTGGCCGACTGGGGTAAAAATAGAAGCAACGTAAATGAGCTGATCAACACAATTGAAGAATTAAAAACGGTTTATACCCCGGAAGAACTGGCAGGCAAATATGAAGAGCTTCAATCAGAATTTGTTTCGAAAGAAGAGCACCCTATTAGCCAGGAGCCATTAACAGGCAGGGAAAAACTCAAAAACTTCTTTTCAATCTTTGCACCAACTACGGGCTATTTTGTTACCCCAATTTTAGTGAATCTTAACATTGCCATATTTATTGCGATGGTAGCTACGGGCGTAAACTTTTTACTACCCGATACCGAAAGCCTGATCAAGTGGGGATGCGATTTTGGCCCGGCAACCTTAAACGGGCAATGGTGGCGGCTGCTAACTAATTGTTTTATACATATCGGCATTATGCACTTGTTGCTAAACATGTATGCATTGATTTATATCGGCTTGTTGCTGGAGCCTTATTTAGGGCGTGTGAGGTTTATTGTGGCCTATCTGCTCACCGGCATTAGTGGAAGTCTGGCCAGTTTATACTGGCACCCATTTACCCTAAGCGCAGGCGCATCTGGTGCTATATTTGGCTTGTATGGTGTGTTTTTAGCGATGCTTACTACCAACCTTATACATAAAGCGGCACGCAAGGCATTGTTAACCAGTATTGTTGTTTTTGTGTTGTATAATTTGGCTAACGGGTTAAAAGCGGGAATAGATAACGCCGCCCATATAGGTGGCCTGGTAAGCGGGGTTATAATCGGGTATGCGTTTATCCCGGCTCTGAGATCTGGGGATGATGCCAATGTTAACTTTACCGTAAGCAGCCTTTTAACAGGCGTATTTTTGATCGTTTTTGCGCTTGTGTTTAGAAGATTGCCGAATGATTTTGGGAAGTACGATGCCTACATGACGCAATTTGCCACAACAGAATCTATGGCATTAGAGGTTTACAAGATGCCGCGCAACACAGTTAAGGAGCGGGTGTTGGCCGAGATAAAGGAACGCGGGCTTTATTACTGGAACGAGGATATTAAAATAGTTAAATCTGCCGATAGTTTAAATATACCGGATGAACTGCACCAAAAAGATTATAAGCTGCTAAAGTACTGCGACCTGAGGATACAAAGCTATAAGCTGATCTACAAAGCCGTAAGCGAAGACTCGAAGCAATACCAGGTACAATTGACTGATTATAATAAACAAATCCAGGAAATAATTGATGATCTGGGAGCGAAGAAAGGGAAGTAA
- a CDS encoding SPFH domain-containing protein produces the protein MADLIFKLWWVLPLVVALLLYKSVLRMFFGMIIVPDDRIGLVVKKFALYGNDMRLPDGRIIATRGEAGMQAKPLAPGLYWRMWPWQYAITMAPFTIIEQGSLGLVKAKDGASLDTGRVLGKPVECDKFQDAQAFLENNGQKGPQAAFLTPGSYRINNFLFEIEKVPITQVHENKVGIITTLDGEPLEKGDIAGGSVEGHRNFQDPIAFINAGGKKGLQEDVILAGTYYLNPWFVLVEQVEMMHIPIGYVGVVNSFVGPEGKDTSGDNFKHGNIVIKGEKGVWEEPLDPGKHPVNIYTHGVEVVPTTNIVLNWANARSEAHELDKNLNTISVRSFDGFTFNLDVSQIIHIPRNEAPKVIARFGKMQNLVSQVLEPTIANYFRNAAQKSDVIGFLTNRSQRQDDAKSHISKVLADYNVVGVDTLIGDIIPPEALMKTMTDRKLAEEERHTYEIQKSAQIERKEFESAKAGADMQPEIVKSTRQVEINTQMAAAKVAGAKGDAESRVINAKADAENRTINAKADAEAQTIIAKANAAATEVNGAAEAGKIKAVGLAEAEVTKQKTEAMGTEQYAIVRVAEALASNGIKLVPDVLVSGKDGGNNGMVDALIGTELFKKLQKDNSKESEEA, from the coding sequence ATGGCTGATTTAATTTTTAAACTCTGGTGGGTGCTGCCCCTTGTTGTGGCGCTCCTTTTGTACAAATCTGTACTTCGTATGTTTTTTGGTATGATCATCGTGCCTGATGACCGTATTGGTTTGGTGGTTAAAAAGTTTGCCCTTTACGGCAACGATATGCGCCTGCCCGATGGCCGTATCATAGCCACCCGTGGCGAGGCCGGTATGCAGGCCAAACCGCTTGCCCCGGGTTTATACTGGCGCATGTGGCCGTGGCAGTATGCTATAACTATGGCGCCTTTTACTATTATTGAGCAGGGGAGCCTGGGGCTGGTAAAGGCCAAAGACGGTGCTTCGCTGGATACCGGCCGTGTACTGGGTAAACCGGTAGAGTGTGACAAGTTTCAGGATGCGCAGGCTTTTCTTGAAAATAATGGTCAGAAAGGTCCGCAGGCTGCGTTTTTAACACCGGGTAGCTATCGTATCAACAACTTTTTGTTCGAGATAGAAAAGGTCCCGATTACGCAGGTACACGAAAACAAAGTGGGGATTATTACCACGCTGGATGGTGAACCTTTAGAAAAAGGTGACATTGCCGGCGGATCAGTTGAAGGGCACCGTAACTTCCAGGATCCTATTGCCTTTATTAATGCAGGAGGTAAAAAAGGTTTGCAGGAAGACGTGATCCTGGCAGGTACTTACTACCTGAACCCCTGGTTTGTACTGGTAGAGCAGGTAGAAATGATGCACATCCCGATTGGTTACGTGGGCGTGGTGAACTCCTTCGTTGGGCCTGAGGGTAAAGACACCAGCGGCGATAACTTTAAACACGGTAACATTGTGATTAAAGGCGAAAAAGGTGTTTGGGAAGAGCCACTGGACCCAGGTAAGCACCCGGTAAATATCTATACCCACGGTGTAGAAGTTGTGCCAACCACCAACATTGTACTCAACTGGGCCAATGCCCGTAGCGAAGCACATGAGCTGGATAAAAATCTGAATACCATCAGCGTGCGGTCATTCGATGGGTTTACATTTAATTTGGATGTATCACAGATTATCCACATCCCGCGAAACGAAGCGCCTAAGGTGATAGCCCGTTTCGGTAAAATGCAGAACCTGGTTTCGCAGGTACTGGAGCCTACTATTGCCAACTACTTCCGTAACGCAGCGCAAAAAAGTGATGTTATCGGTTTCTTAACCAACCGTTCGCAAAGGCAGGATGATGCCAAGAGCCACATCAGCAAAGTACTGGCCGATTATAACGTAGTTGGTGTAGATACGCTGATTGGTGATATCATTCCGCCAGAAGCCCTGATGAAAACGATGACCGACCGTAAGCTGGCTGAGGAAGAGCGCCACACCTACGAGATCCAGAAAAGTGCGCAAATTGAGCGTAAGGAATTTGAAAGCGCCAAAGCAGGTGCCGATATGCAACCAGAGATTGTTAAATCGACCCGCCAGGTTGAGATCAACACCCAGATGGCTGCAGCCAAAGTTGCCGGTGCGAAGGGTGATGCCGAATCGCGCGTGATCAACGCCAAAGCCGATGCAGAGAACCGCACCATTAATGCGAAGGCTGATGCAGAAGCCCAAACTATTATAGCCAAAGCCAATGCCGCAGCTACCGAAGTAAACGGTGCCGCCGAAGCCGGTAAAATTAAAGCCGTAGGTTTGGCCGAAGCCGAGGTTACTAAACAAAAAACCGAAGCTATGGGTACAGAGCAATACGCCATTGTACGCGTAGCTGAAGCCCTGGCCAGCAACGGCATTAAACTGGTGCCGGATGTACTGGTGAGCGGTAAAGACGGCGGCAACAACGGTATGGTTGATGCCCTGATAGGTACCGAGCTGTTTAAAAAGCTGCAAAAAGATAACAGCAAAGAGAGCGAAGAAGCATAA
- a CDS encoding NIPSNAP family protein: MKNPLIKLIAVLFIVSSTLTAFAQNSNKSYGDYYQISIYHTTSKAQADSLSQYFEKVYLPQLHQAGFSKVGVFTPLANDTSADKRIVIWLPLKALNDLQKISLNNDCPKYKRLENIILTAFEKAPHYKILGLNGNSSDHIYELRSYEGPTEERYLQKVKMFNVGDEVGLFARLGFNAVFYAHVLAGSRMPNLMYMTSFDNQTTHDAHWKAFGDDAYWKKLSALPEYQNTVSKADIILMHPAGYSDLK, encoded by the coding sequence ATGAAAAATCCCCTTATTAAATTAATCGCGGTGTTGTTTATTGTAAGCAGCACGCTCACGGCCTTCGCCCAAAACAGTAATAAATCATACGGTGATTATTACCAGATCAGCATTTACCATACCACAAGTAAAGCACAGGCAGATTCATTAAGTCAATATTTCGAAAAGGTTTACCTGCCGCAACTGCATCAAGCTGGCTTTAGTAAGGTAGGTGTGTTTACGCCTTTAGCTAATGATACAAGTGCTGATAAAAGAATAGTGATCTGGCTTCCGCTGAAAGCATTGAACGATCTGCAAAAGATCAGCCTCAATAATGATTGCCCTAAATACAAACGACTCGAAAATATCATCCTCACAGCTTTCGAAAAGGCGCCGCATTATAAAATACTAGGTTTAAATGGTAATTCATCCGACCATATCTATGAACTCAGAAGCTACGAAGGCCCAACCGAAGAACGCTATCTACAAAAAGTAAAAATGTTTAATGTAGGCGATGAAGTAGGCTTGTTTGCACGCCTCGGTTTTAACGCCGTTTTCTACGCCCATGTATTGGCCGGCTCCCGCATGCCTAATTTGATGTACATGACCAGCTTCGATAACCAAACCACCCATGATGCCCATTGGAAAGCTTTTGGCGATGATGCTTACTGGAAGAAATTGTCGGCTTTGCCTGAGTATCAGAATACGGTATCGAAAGCGGATATTATTTTGATGCACCCGGCGGGATATTCTGATCTAAAGTAA
- a CDS encoding DUF6377 domain-containing protein, with protein MKYLILNLSLLFIGYFAFAAQPHEQEIASLKTVLNDKANYDIQKIKKIDNLKAQLDKDEQISLAQQYNIYLNLYNEYKTFKYDRAFHYAHQLQRVGEQLKDPAKIAYGKIKLGFILLSSGMFKETFDTLNTVKVKLLPDSVKKEYYFLTARTYYDLADFDKDDYYTRIYNKRAATYIDSALQLCPKQSFEYIYYDGLRYLKGGDLKKAVSNLQYLINNQKLSYHQYAVTASTLSDIYIQHNNPDSAVTLLIKAAIADIKSSTKEAAAMLNLAQLLDKKGNTQDAYLFIKQAMDDAVYYGARQRKVQVSAILPVVAGARILYEQEQKRALIFYASLLTILSATIIIFAIIIYKQLKRIKAADKLVVEANTNLLHTIDKLNEAEKIKEEYIGYYLNIISDYMNKLEKFKCSIEQRLTTKRFDDIKILVGNINLKKEREELFINFDKAFLKLFPNFVHEFNALFPPEHQTHLLPNQLLNTDLRIFALIRLGINDTDKVARILEYSLSTIYNYRTRIKNKSNDPDGFEAAIMGIKAI; from the coding sequence ATGAAATACCTGATACTTAATTTGTCGTTATTATTTATCGGTTATTTTGCTTTTGCAGCTCAGCCACATGAGCAGGAAATTGCCTCGCTAAAGACAGTATTGAATGATAAAGCTAATTACGACATTCAGAAGATCAAAAAAATTGATAACCTGAAAGCCCAGCTGGATAAAGACGAGCAAATTAGCCTCGCCCAACAATATAACATCTACCTCAACCTCTACAACGAATACAAAACCTTTAAATACGACCGAGCTTTCCACTATGCACATCAGTTACAGCGTGTGGGCGAGCAGTTAAAAGATCCCGCCAAAATTGCTTATGGTAAAATTAAACTGGGATTTATCCTGCTATCGTCGGGGATGTTTAAGGAAACTTTTGATACGCTGAATACCGTTAAGGTTAAACTCCTCCCCGATTCGGTAAAAAAAGAATACTACTTTCTGACAGCCCGAACCTATTACGATCTGGCTGATTTTGATAAGGACGATTATTATACGCGCATTTATAATAAACGGGCTGCTACTTATATAGACTCGGCATTGCAACTATGCCCCAAGCAATCATTTGAATATATTTATTATGATGGGCTTCGTTATTTAAAAGGCGGGGATTTGAAAAAGGCTGTATCCAATTTGCAGTATCTTATTAATAATCAAAAACTCTCGTACCATCAATACGCGGTTACGGCTTCTACATTAAGTGATATTTACATCCAGCATAATAATCCTGATAGTGCCGTAACCTTGCTGATTAAAGCAGCTATTGCCGATATTAAATCATCCACCAAAGAAGCAGCGGCCATGCTAAACCTGGCGCAGCTGCTCGATAAAAAGGGGAATACCCAGGATGCCTACCTGTTTATTAAGCAGGCTATGGATGATGCCGTTTATTACGGCGCACGCCAGCGCAAGGTACAGGTAAGCGCAATTTTACCTGTGGTTGCCGGGGCGAGAATCTTGTATGAGCAGGAACAAAAGCGTGCGTTGATATTTTATGCTTCATTGTTAACCATCCTCTCTGCTACCATTATCATCTTCGCCATCATCATTTATAAACAGCTTAAACGTATTAAAGCTGCTGATAAACTGGTTGTTGAAGCCAATACCAACTTGCTGCATACCATTGACAAGCTAAACGAGGCCGAAAAAATTAAGGAAGAATATATCGGGTATTATCTCAACATCATATCCGATTATATGAATAAGCTCGAGAAGTTTAAATGTTCTATCGAGCAAAGGTTGACCACGAAGCGGTTTGATGATATTAAGATCCTGGTTGGAAACATCAACCTTAAAAAAGAACGCGAAGAGCTGTTCATCAATTTTGACAAAGCCTTTTTAAAGCTGTTCCCCAACTTTGTACACGAGTTTAATGCACTTTTCCCGCCCGAACATCAAACCCACCTGCTACCCAATCAGTTACTGAATACCGACCTGCGCATTTTTGCACTTATCCGCCTGGGAATCAATGACACAGACAAAGTTGCACGCATTCTGGAGTATTCTTTAAGCACAATTTACAACTACCGTACACGAATTAAGAATAAATCGAACGATCCGGATGGGTTTGAGGCTGCCATTATGGGCATAAAAGCCATCTAA